The Desulfuromonas versatilis genome has a segment encoding these proteins:
- a CDS encoding glycosyltransferase family 2 protein: MPRISVLLPVRDEERLLPAALASLQRQSLKDWELVAVDDGSRDSTPRILQRAARLDPRIRVLRRPAEGLVPALNAGLAACGSALVARMDGDDISHPQRLQKQVELLEERPEIDLVACGVRHFPRPLLPPGMRAYEAWQNSLREEAEIRRDLFVESPFAHPAVAFRRDRVLALGGYRQMGWAEDYDLWLRLAADGARFAKNPETLLFWRDRPQRLTRISPHCSAEAFRACKLHHLRRGFLRGASEVTLWGAGSEGKAWRRTLATAGIAVRRWIDIAPGRIGQRIHGAPVVHPGQVAPDQGKILITVGTRGARNEVRKRATDVKLSECVDFLCVT, translated from the coding sequence ATGCCGCGGATCTCGGTCCTGCTGCCGGTGCGCGACGAAGAGCGGCTGCTGCCCGCGGCCCTGGCCTCGCTGCAACGCCAGAGCCTCAAGGACTGGGAACTGGTGGCCGTCGACGACGGCTCCAGGGATTCGACTCCGCGCATCCTGCAGCGGGCCGCCAGGCTCGACCCCCGGATCCGGGTGCTGCGGCGCCCGGCCGAAGGCCTGGTCCCGGCGCTCAACGCCGGGCTCGCCGCCTGCGGCAGCGCCCTGGTGGCGCGCATGGACGGCGACGACATCAGCCACCCCCAGCGGCTGCAGAAGCAGGTCGAACTGCTCGAGGAGCGGCCGGAAATCGACCTGGTCGCCTGCGGGGTGCGCCACTTCCCGCGACCGCTCCTGCCTCCCGGCATGCGAGCCTACGAGGCCTGGCAGAACAGCCTGCGCGAGGAAGCCGAGATCCGCCGCGACCTGTTCGTGGAATCGCCCTTTGCCCACCCTGCCGTGGCCTTTCGGCGCGATCGGGTGCTGGCCCTGGGCGGCTACCGGCAGATGGGCTGGGCCGAGGACTACGATCTGTGGCTGCGCCTGGCCGCGGACGGCGCCCGCTTTGCGAAGAACCCCGAAACCCTGCTGTTCTGGCGTGATCGTCCGCAGAGGCTGACCCGGATTTCGCCCCATTGCAGCGCCGAGGCCTTTCGCGCCTGCAAGCTCCACCACCTGCGCCGGGGTTTTCTGCGCGGGGCCAGCGAGGTCACCCTGTGGGGCGCCGGCAGCGAGGGCAAGGCCTGGCGCCGCACCCTGGCCACGGCGGGGATCGCGGTGCGCCGCTGGATCGACATCGCCCCGGGGCGCATCGGGCAGAGGATCCACGGCGCCCCGGTGGTCCATCCCGGGCAGGTGGCGCCGGACCAGGGGAAAATCCTGATCACCGTCGGCACCCGCGGCGCGAGAAACGAGGTTCGCAAGCGGGCAACTGATGTTAAACTGTCAGAGTGCGTGGATTTTCTCTGCGTCACCTGA
- a CDS encoding REP-associated tyrosine transposase, with product MARPLRIEFPGALYHVTSRGNHRQDTFLDDGDRERFLGILAHTARRYNWLCHAYCLMNNHFHLVIETPDGNLSKGMRQVGGVYTQAFNRRHGKSGHLFQGRYRAILIEKERHLLEVIRYVALNPVRAGATKAPEDWLWSSYRGTCRMGEVHPCLSVDWVLANFGQERQTAVSRFQSFVRDGMKAGSPFEKVRGQVALGSESFFEMLQPFLEDKSEIGEIPRFQRVAGRPELDEFFSAVQGRDERNGKIVEAVEKWGYSQKEVADRLGLHYSAVSRIIGNARVKT from the coding sequence ATGGCCCGCCCGCTGCGCATCGAATTTCCCGGTGCCCTCTATCACGTCACCTCCCGTGGCAACCATCGCCAGGACACCTTCCTCGATGATGGGGATCGGGAGCGGTTCCTTGGCATCCTTGCCCATACCGCCCGGCGTTACAACTGGCTCTGCCATGCCTACTGCCTCATGAACAATCACTTCCACCTTGTCATCGAAACCCCTGACGGCAATCTCTCCAAGGGGATGCGGCAGGTGGGGGGCGTCTACACCCAGGCCTTCAACCGCCGGCACGGCAAGAGCGGGCACCTCTTCCAGGGGCGCTACAGGGCCATTCTCATCGAGAAGGAAAGACATCTGCTGGAGGTTATTCGGTACGTCGCTCTCAACCCGGTGCGGGCCGGCGCTACGAAGGCGCCGGAGGACTGGCTTTGGAGCAGCTATAGGGGAACCTGCAGAATGGGTGAGGTTCACCCATGCCTCAGCGTCGACTGGGTGCTCGCAAATTTCGGGCAGGAGAGGCAAACGGCTGTCAGCCGGTTCCAATCCTTCGTCCGGGACGGAATGAAGGCCGGCAGTCCTTTCGAAAAGGTGAGGGGGCAGGTCGCACTCGGCAGTGAGAGCTTTTTCGAGATGCTCCAACCATTTCTCGAAGACAAATCAGAGATCGGCGAGATTCCCAGGTTCCAACGAGTTGCCGGGCGGCCGGAACTTGATGAGTTTTTCTCGGCCGTTCAGGGCCGCGATGAACGAAACGGAAAGATTGTCGAAGCCGTGGAAAAGTGGGGGTACAGCCAAAAGGAGGTCGCCGACCGGCTTGGCCTGCACTATTCGGCAGTGAGCCGGATCATCGGAAATGCAAGAGTAAAGACTTGA
- a CDS encoding AEC family transporter, with amino-acid sequence MPLFLEILTIVLPVFLVIALGYLLKRFALIDAAFLFQTNRLVYYICLPLLLFYKIGTADFFANFNGTLVIGSSLGLVLGFLGSYAYAALRRYPPEARGVFSQGAFRGNLAYMGLAITMNAYGEAGFTRAGILMGFLVPVLNVLAILALMMPHRQADAGRGTGFWLQQIALNPLILASFAGIIWSFFSLPMPVILDRSLRIATGMTLPLALIAIGGSFSLEKLRGDLVRAAFATGIKLFWLPLLTALLLLQLGVSGIDLGIGVLMAGTPAATATYIMAHQMKGDAELAGSIVMMSTLASAVTYTLALLLLRSQGI; translated from the coding sequence ACGCTTCGCCCTTATCGACGCCGCGTTCCTGTTCCAGACCAACCGCCTGGTCTACTATATCTGCCTGCCCCTGCTGCTGTTCTACAAGATCGGCACCGCCGATTTTTTCGCCAATTTCAACGGCACGCTGGTCATCGGCTCCAGCCTCGGCCTGGTCCTGGGGTTTCTCGGCTCCTACGCCTACGCGGCGCTGCGCCGCTACCCTCCCGAGGCCCGGGGGGTGTTCAGCCAGGGCGCGTTTCGCGGCAACCTCGCCTACATGGGGCTGGCCATCACCATGAACGCCTACGGCGAAGCCGGCTTCACCCGGGCCGGCATCCTGATGGGCTTTCTGGTGCCGGTGCTCAATGTGCTGGCCATCCTCGCCCTGATGATGCCCCACCGCCAGGCCGACGCGGGGCGGGGGACCGGGTTCTGGCTGCAGCAGATCGCCCTCAACCCCCTGATCCTGGCCTCCTTCGCCGGAATCATCTGGAGCTTTTTCTCCCTGCCGATGCCGGTCATCCTCGATCGCAGCCTGCGCATCGCCACCGGCATGACCCTGCCGCTGGCGCTGATCGCCATCGGCGGCTCCTTTTCCCTGGAAAAACTCAGGGGCGACCTGGTCCGGGCCGCCTTCGCCACCGGCATCAAACTCTTCTGGCTCCCCCTGCTCACCGCCCTGCTGCTGCTGCAGTTGGGGGTCTCGGGGATCGACCTGGGGATCGGCGTGCTGATGGCCGGCACCCCGGCGGCAACGGCCACCTACATCATGGCCCACCAGATGAAGGGCGACGCCGAGTTGGCCGGCTCCATCGTCATGATGTCCACTTTGGCCTCGGCGGTCACCTACACCCTGGCCCTGTTGCTGCTGCGCAGCCAGGGGATCTGA
- a CDS encoding triphosphoribosyl-dephospho-CoA synthase, translating to MNLSHLLQAEELAEALVEGLRRELYLTPKPGLVDLWDNGSHRDLDLEMMDASIELIEEYQHRLLEALRRDAPLKTLVAIGQDAEVGMFKRFGTNTHKGAIFLCGLLVAAQARSGAREPAQLSAATAELAEEFFALGQVPPSHGKKVRQRFGRGGIILEALRGLPALFQTALPAWRDGIALCGDPAEAGFFVLARLMQQVEDTTALHRCGELGLARLRQDGRFLEAALSSGRSVRQHLTLLNEEYCQMNLTMGGVADLLGVAFGYLEYRGELKAEERAQRLPGMALPGGYVCL from the coding sequence ATGAACTTATCGCACCTTTTGCAGGCTGAGGAGCTGGCCGAGGCGCTGGTCGAAGGACTGCGCAGGGAGCTCTACCTGACCCCCAAGCCGGGGCTGGTCGACCTGTGGGACAATGGCTCCCACAGGGATCTCGATCTGGAGATGATGGATGCCTCCATCGAGCTGATCGAGGAATACCAGCACCGACTGCTCGAGGCGCTCCGCAGGGACGCGCCCCTGAAAACCCTGGTCGCCATCGGCCAGGACGCCGAAGTGGGCATGTTCAAGCGTTTCGGCACCAATACCCACAAGGGGGCGATCTTCCTCTGCGGATTGCTGGTGGCTGCCCAGGCCCGCAGCGGAGCGCGGGAGCCGGCGCAGCTCAGCGCCGCCACCGCCGAGCTGGCCGAAGAGTTCTTCGCCCTTGGCCAGGTCCCGCCCAGCCACGGCAAAAAGGTTCGCCAGCGTTTCGGGCGCGGCGGCATCATCCTCGAGGCGCTGCGCGGCCTGCCCGCCCTGTTCCAGACCGCCCTCCCCGCCTGGCGCGACGGCATCGCCCTGTGCGGCGATCCGGCCGAAGCCGGCTTCTTCGTCCTCGCCAGGCTCATGCAGCAGGTGGAAGACACCACCGCCCTGCATCGCTGCGGCGAGCTCGGCCTGGCCCGCCTGCGCCAGGACGGCCGGTTCCTGGAAGCCGCCCTGAGCTCCGGGCGCAGCGTGCGCCAGCACCTGACCCTGCTCAACGAGGAGTATTGCCAGATGAACCTGACCATGGGCGGGGTCGCCGACCTGCTCGGGGTCGCCTTCGGCTACCTGGAGTACCGCGGCGAATTAAAAGCGGAGGAACGTGCGCAGAGACTGCCGGGGATGGCACTGCCCGGCGGCTATGTCTGCCTGTAG
- a CDS encoding PPC domain-containing DNA-binding protein has protein sequence MEGFWYKEWSQGRRFVIKISPGEPLRKRLLEFAASAGVKNAVIVSAVGSVKNVRFRGIKAGARLPITEPRMHQHEAAGPLELLGLEGNLITDEKGEIDSHLHVLLGKSSGEVVGGHLFDAEVFATCEILLTEMLVEGIERHPSKSGGVSTIFIDEEA, from the coding sequence ATGGAAGGGTTCTGGTACAAGGAATGGTCCCAGGGGCGGCGCTTCGTCATCAAGATTTCCCCGGGGGAGCCGCTGCGCAAGCGGCTGCTCGAGTTCGCCGCCAGCGCCGGGGTGAAAAACGCGGTCATCGTCTCGGCCGTCGGCTCGGTTAAGAACGTGCGTTTCCGCGGCATCAAGGCCGGCGCCCGGCTGCCGATCACCGAGCCGCGCATGCACCAGCACGAAGCCGCCGGCCCGCTGGAGCTGCTCGGCCTCGAGGGGAACCTGATCACCGACGAAAAGGGCGAGATCGACAGCCACCTGCACGTGCTGCTCGGCAAGTCCTCGGGCGAGGTGGTCGGCGGCCACCTGTTCGACGCCGAGGTCTTCGCCACCTGCGAGATCCTGCTCACCGAGATGCTGGTCGAGGGGATCGAGCGCCACCCCTCCAAAAGCGGCGGGGTATCGACCATCTTCATCGACGAGGAGGCCTGA
- the citD gene encoding citrate lyase acyl carrier protein has product MEIRKKAQAGTMQSSDLMVFLEPAQTLRIDIESTVKKQFEHLIRQQIETVLEKHGVSAGLVRVTDRGALDYAIVARLETALQRAAEG; this is encoded by the coding sequence ATGGAAATCAGGAAAAAAGCCCAGGCCGGGACCATGCAGTCCAGCGACCTGATGGTGTTTCTGGAGCCGGCGCAGACCCTGCGCATCGACATCGAGTCGACGGTGAAAAAACAGTTCGAGCACCTGATCAGGCAGCAAATCGAAACGGTGCTGGAAAAACACGGCGTCAGCGCCGGCCTGGTCCGGGTCACCGACCGCGGCGCCCTCGACTACGCCATCGTCGCGCGCCTCGAAACCGCCCTGCAACGGGCCGCGGAGGGTTGA
- a CDS encoding [citrate (pro-3S)-lyase] ligase: MVVELIGKRDYQLARQLIEGSGLTFEQDFDNLVGVFEGGRLVAVAARSGRILKMFAIDPDHQSGSLLGELVTEQVRLGTLAGLDTFFVFTPPTSAPSFQALNFTPLVRHHEAFLLEYGNGLGRYLEDCRPLLRPGANGAVVVNCNPFTLGHRYLIEEAAGRVDTLYVFVVREDRSIFPFETRFRLVREGVRDLENVVVLDSSHYAVSGVTFPSYFLKDPSRAASLQMEIDLTLFGRHLAPFFQVAKRFVGSEPFCRTTRLYSEEMFRVLAAFGVETVQLERREAAGEVISAYRVRDAIRREAYETVRRLVPPSTLAYLLSDEARELREKLKTHHRRH, translated from the coding sequence ATGGTCGTCGAACTCATCGGCAAGCGCGATTATCAATTGGCCCGCCAACTGATCGAAGGCAGCGGCCTCACTTTCGAGCAGGACTTCGACAATCTCGTCGGGGTCTTCGAAGGGGGGCGACTGGTCGCGGTTGCGGCACGCTCCGGGCGCATCCTCAAGATGTTCGCCATCGACCCCGACCACCAGAGCGGCTCGCTGCTCGGGGAACTGGTCACCGAGCAGGTACGGCTCGGCACCCTGGCCGGACTCGACACCTTTTTCGTCTTCACCCCGCCGACCAGCGCCCCGTCCTTCCAGGCCCTGAACTTCACCCCGCTGGTGCGCCACCACGAGGCCTTTCTGCTCGAATACGGCAACGGCCTCGGCCGCTACCTGGAGGACTGCCGTCCCTTGCTGCGCCCGGGGGCCAACGGGGCGGTGGTGGTCAACTGCAACCCCTTCACCCTGGGGCACCGCTACCTGATTGAGGAAGCGGCCGGGCGGGTCGATACCCTGTATGTCTTCGTGGTCCGGGAGGACCGCTCGATCTTCCCCTTCGAAACCCGGTTTCGCCTGGTCAGGGAGGGGGTGCGCGACCTGGAAAACGTGGTGGTGCTCGACAGCTCCCACTATGCGGTGAGCGGGGTAACCTTCCCTTCCTACTTTCTGAAGGATCCCTCCAGGGCAGCATCGCTGCAGATGGAGATCGACCTCACCCTGTTCGGCCGGCATCTGGCGCCCTTCTTTCAGGTCGCGAAACGCTTCGTCGGCAGTGAACCCTTCTGCCGGACCACCCGCCTGTACAGCGAGGAGATGTTCCGGGTGCTGGCCGCCTTCGGCGTCGAGACGGTGCAGCTCGAGCGCCGCGAAGCGGCCGGCGAGGTGATCAGCGCCTACCGGGTGCGCGACGCCATCCGCCGCGAAGCCTACGAAACAGTGCGCCGCCTGGTGCCGCCGAGCACCTTGGCCTACCTGCTCTCGGACGAGGCCCGCGAGCTGCGTGAAAAATTGAAAACCCATCACAGGAGGCATTGA
- a CDS encoding citrate lyase holo-[acyl-carrier protein] synthase has product MLAARDRRHLLLQLALRPERAAVLTLSLNIPGAEKQPAGSKGLFQWAERRLGEALPGLKLLYRKTDGLGPYALFATGQQAPEAKRRCIQIENAEPFSRLLDIDVYDPTGRAIDRAALGQTERSCLVCGKPARECIRLGLHQPEELTRRVHELIAPFAG; this is encoded by the coding sequence TTGCTGGCCGCCCGCGACCGCCGCCACCTGCTGCTGCAGCTGGCCCTGCGCCCTGAACGCGCCGCGGTCCTCACCCTGTCGCTGAACATCCCCGGGGCCGAAAAGCAGCCTGCCGGCAGCAAGGGGCTGTTCCAATGGGCCGAGCGCCGCCTGGGCGAAGCTTTGCCCGGGCTCAAGCTGCTCTACCGCAAGACCGACGGGCTCGGCCCCTACGCCCTGTTCGCCACGGGACAGCAGGCCCCCGAGGCCAAGCGCCGCTGCATCCAGATCGAGAACGCGGAACCCTTCAGCCGCCTGCTCGACATCGATGTCTACGACCCCACGGGGCGGGCCATCGACCGGGCTGCGCTGGGCCAGACCGAGCGCAGCTGCCTGGTCTGCGGCAAGCCGGCGCGCGAATGCATCCGCCTCGGCCTTCACCAACCCGAGGAACTGACCCGGAGAGTCCATGAACTTATCGCACCTTTTGCAGGCTGA
- a CDS encoding 50S ribosomal protein L11 methyltransferase — protein sequence MGREFRPFDIGRRFRVLPEKSPISSIDRLDLIMAAGAFGSGEHETTASCLELLETLPAVSGANLLDLGSGTGILSIAALKLGAGQAVCVDIDPAAIATCRKNCELNRVSDRVSHIQGTLTDVPQNGFDMILANIYGDILLEVAEQLVAKARPGASLVLSGILWEYNFDVRQRYERLGCEVLKNRMLEEFSSVLLQKR from the coding sequence ATGGGCAGAGAATTCCGTCCCTTCGACATTGGCCGCCGCTTTCGCGTGCTCCCCGAAAAAAGTCCCATCTCCTCCATCGACCGGCTCGACCTGATCATGGCGGCAGGGGCCTTCGGCTCGGGCGAACATGAAACTACCGCCAGCTGCCTGGAGCTGCTCGAGACCCTGCCCGCCGTATCCGGCGCCAACCTGCTCGATCTCGGCAGCGGCACCGGCATCCTCTCCATCGCCGCCCTCAAGCTGGGCGCCGGACAGGCGGTGTGCGTCGATATCGACCCCGCGGCCATCGCCACTTGCCGCAAAAACTGCGAGCTCAACCGGGTCTCCGACCGGGTCAGCCACATCCAGGGCACCCTGACCGACGTGCCGCAGAACGGTTTTGACATGATCCTGGCCAACATCTACGGCGACATCCTGCTCGAGGTCGCCGAGCAACTGGTCGCCAAGGCCAGGCCAGGCGCCTCCCTGGTCCTTTCGGGGATCCTCTGGGAATACAACTTCGATGTCCGCCAGCGCTACGAACGGCTCGGCTGCGAAGTGCTGAAAAACCGCATGCTGGAAGAATTCAGCTCGGTCCTGCTGCAGAAGCGCTGA
- a CDS encoding retropepsin-like aspartic protease: MGRVWQLLTLGLLALVATGMPGTLEAKYYRYVDQNGSIVFVDDETRIPQQYREKLKVYREALDDLSPQQRALELERRNGLAKEEQGSENKRKTARLAVLEPQETPVIIEGHQILIPVSLNYGPRSVQLNMLLDTGATHTVLYRKSIRGLGLVAQRKAHSKLASGQVIQSDQVQIAALRIGPYEMKGFTAYIIDNADPTDTVDGLLGMDFLKHRQFQVDFAEQVIRWEQP; encoded by the coding sequence ATGGGCAGGGTTTGGCAGTTGCTGACCCTCGGGCTTCTGGCACTGGTAGCGACGGGGATGCCGGGGACCCTGGAGGCGAAGTATTACAGGTACGTTGACCAGAACGGCAGCATCGTGTTCGTCGACGACGAAACCCGCATCCCCCAGCAGTACCGGGAGAAGCTCAAGGTCTACCGAGAGGCCCTCGACGATCTCTCGCCGCAGCAGAGGGCGCTGGAACTCGAGCGGCGCAACGGCCTCGCGAAAGAGGAGCAGGGTTCGGAGAACAAGCGGAAAACGGCCCGGCTTGCCGTGCTCGAGCCGCAGGAAACCCCGGTCATCATCGAGGGGCACCAGATCCTGATCCCGGTCTCGCTCAATTACGGTCCGCGCAGCGTCCAATTGAACATGCTGCTGGATACCGGAGCGACCCACACGGTTCTTTACCGCAAATCCATCCGCGGGCTGGGGCTTGTCGCCCAGAGAAAGGCCCACAGTAAACTGGCCTCTGGCCAGGTCATCCAGTCCGACCAGGTCCAAATCGCCGCGCTGCGCATCGGCCCCTACGAGATGAAGGGGTTTACCGCCTACATCATCGACAATGCCGATCCGACCGATACCGTCGACGGCCTGCTGGGGATGGATTTTCTCAAGCACCGGCAGTTTCAGGTCGATTTCGCTGAGCAGGTGATCCGCTGGGAGCAGCCGTGA
- a CDS encoding HpcH/HpaI aldolase/citrate lyase family protein, whose product MAGFQLRRSLLYVPGNMPSMLQNIPIFQCDGVMIDLEDAVPLSEKDAARSLVRSFLQTYTERNKEVLVRINALDTKWGHDDLKAVLPALPDGIRLPKADRPEIVETLDTLLTEFEEELGLEIGRFRILPSIESAEGVINCIKTARSTKRLIGLAFGAEDYTASLEIERTKRGEELFAARTRVVWACKAAGIQAIDTIFSDAGDMEGLRRETELIKTLGFSGKSLVNPRQIEVIHEVFAPKQAEVDYALQVVEAIQRAREMGTGVISLGGKMVDAPVVKRAVRVLKTAQAHGLIDIELNEEVIYGQE is encoded by the coding sequence ATGGCCGGATTCCAACTGCGCCGTTCACTGCTTTACGTGCCGGGCAACATGCCCTCGATGCTGCAGAACATCCCCATCTTCCAGTGCGACGGGGTGATGATCGACCTGGAGGACGCGGTGCCGCTCAGCGAGAAGGACGCCGCCCGCAGCCTGGTGCGCTCGTTTCTCCAGACCTACACCGAGCGCAACAAGGAAGTGCTGGTGCGCATCAACGCCCTGGACACCAAGTGGGGCCATGACGACCTCAAGGCGGTGCTGCCGGCGCTGCCCGACGGCATCCGCCTGCCCAAGGCCGACCGCCCCGAGATCGTCGAGACCCTCGACACCCTGCTCACCGAGTTCGAGGAAGAGCTGGGCCTGGAGATCGGCCGCTTCCGCATCCTGCCCTCCATCGAAAGCGCCGAGGGGGTGATCAACTGCATCAAGACCGCGCGCAGCACCAAGCGCCTGATCGGCCTGGCCTTCGGCGCCGAGGACTACACCGCCAGCCTGGAGATCGAGCGCACCAAGCGCGGCGAGGAGCTGTTCGCCGCCCGCACCCGGGTGGTCTGGGCCTGCAAGGCCGCCGGCATCCAGGCCATCGACACCATCTTCTCCGACGCCGGCGACATGGAGGGGCTGCGCCGCGAGACCGAGCTGATCAAGACCCTGGGCTTTTCCGGCAAGTCGCTGGTCAACCCGCGGCAGATCGAGGTGATCCACGAGGTCTTCGCTCCCAAGCAGGCCGAGGTCGACTACGCCCTGCAGGTGGTCGAGGCGATCCAGCGGGCCCGCGAGATGGGCACCGGGGTCATCTCCCTGGGGGGCAAGATGGTCGACGCGCCGGTGGTCAAGCGCGCCGTGCGGGTGCTCAAGACCGCCCAGGCCCACGGGCTGATCGACATCGAACTTAACGAAGAGGTGATCTATGGTCAGGAATAG
- the citF gene encoding citrate lyase subunit alpha, translated as MVRNSLGRLLPETFNGRPVLPYADPFSLRLERDHASRPLRRVNPGQSKLLGSLREAVEASGLKDGMTIATHHHLRNGDVLLGQVVREIDALGIRDIRIASSSVHPVHAELIPYIEKGVISAFECGVNGPIGEQASKGELKCPIIVRTHGGRARSIISGEVQVDVAFIAAPTCDEYGNMNGAFGPSACGSLGYAHTDALYAKCVVAVTDNLVPYPAAPISIPQTLIDYVVPVETLGDPKKIVSTTTRITRDPVGLQIAHYAAQVIEASGHLKDGFSFQTGSGGISLAVADNVRRMMREQKVKGSFGCGGITGYFVDMLEEGLFQALFDVQCFDLKAVESIGRNPGHMEISADMYANPFNAGAVVNRLDCVILGATEVDVNFNVNVNTESTGYLLHNTGGHSDTAAGAKLAIIVAPSIRGRLPIVRDELTTVTTPGETVDVVVTERGIAVNEKHVELKRELERRKVPVRDIRQLQEEIYNVTGRPRPLEFEDEVVALIEYRDGSIIDAVRKVKE; from the coding sequence ATGGTCAGGAATAGCCTGGGGCGGCTGCTCCCCGAAACCTTCAACGGCCGGCCGGTGCTCCCCTACGCCGACCCCTTCTCCCTGCGCCTCGAGCGCGACCACGCCAGCCGCCCCCTGCGCCGGGTCAACCCCGGGCAGAGCAAGCTGCTCGGCAGCCTGCGCGAGGCCGTCGAGGCCAGCGGCCTCAAAGACGGCATGACCATCGCCACCCACCACCACCTGCGCAACGGCGACGTGCTGCTCGGCCAGGTGGTGCGCGAGATCGACGCCCTGGGCATCCGCGACATCCGCATCGCCTCGAGCTCGGTGCACCCGGTGCACGCCGAGCTGATCCCCTACATCGAAAAAGGGGTGATCAGCGCCTTCGAGTGCGGGGTCAACGGCCCCATCGGCGAGCAGGCCTCCAAGGGCGAGCTCAAGTGCCCGATCATTGTGCGCACCCATGGCGGGCGGGCCCGCTCGATCATCAGCGGCGAGGTGCAGGTGGATGTCGCCTTCATCGCCGCGCCGACCTGCGACGAGTACGGCAACATGAACGGCGCCTTCGGCCCTTCGGCCTGCGGCAGCCTCGGCTACGCCCACACCGACGCCCTCTACGCCAAGTGCGTGGTCGCGGTCACCGACAACCTGGTCCCCTACCCGGCCGCGCCGATCTCCATCCCCCAGACGCTGATCGACTACGTGGTCCCCGTCGAGACCCTGGGCGACCCGAAGAAGATCGTCTCCACCACCACCCGCATCACCCGCGACCCGGTCGGCCTGCAGATCGCCCATTACGCCGCCCAGGTCATCGAGGCCTCGGGACACCTGAAAGACGGCTTCTCCTTCCAGACCGGCAGCGGCGGCATCTCGCTGGCGGTGGCCGACAACGTGCGGCGCATGATGCGCGAGCAGAAGGTCAAGGGGAGCTTCGGCTGCGGCGGCATCACCGGCTATTTCGTGGACATGCTCGAGGAGGGGCTGTTTCAGGCCCTGTTCGACGTGCAGTGTTTCGACCTCAAGGCGGTGGAATCCATCGGCCGCAACCCGGGGCACATGGAGATCAGCGCCGACATGTACGCCAACCCCTTCAACGCCGGCGCGGTGGTCAACCGCCTGGACTGCGTCATCCTCGGGGCCACCGAGGTCGACGTGAACTTCAACGTCAATGTCAACACCGAGTCCACCGGCTACCTGCTGCACAACACCGGCGGCCACTCGGACACCGCCGCCGGCGCCAAGCTGGCGATCATAGTCGCCCCCTCGATCCGCGGCCGGCTGCCCATAGTGCGCGACGAGCTGACCACCGTCACCACCCCCGGCGAGACCGTGGACGTGGTGGTCACCGAGCGGGGGATCGCGGTCAATGAGAAACACGTGGAGCTGAAAAGGGAACTGGAGCGGCGCAAGGTGCCGGTCAGGGACATCCGTCAGCTGCAGGAGGAGATCTACAACGTGACCGGCCGCCCCCGTCCCCTCGAATTCGAGGACGAAGTGGTGGCCCTGATCGAATACCGGGACGGTTCGATAATCGATGCTGTACGAAAAGTTAAGGAATAA
- a CDS encoding DUF3024 domain-containing protein produces MPLPPLVKQLVEKKLSAYCQKKIPNHLHNEIRLSFKFRGNTITLFESRPAFRMPEKWVEISVAQFRYDTEENLWALYCADRNSRWHPDMNIDPVKNFDRLLQEIDQDSTGIYWG; encoded by the coding sequence ATGCCTCTCCCCCCTCTCGTCAAACAACTCGTCGAAAAGAAGCTTTCCGCCTACTGCCAGAAAAAAATCCCCAATCATCTCCACAACGAAATCCGCCTCAGCTTCAAATTCCGCGGCAACACCATCACCCTTTTCGAAAGCCGCCCCGCATTCAGGATGCCGGAGAAGTGGGTTGAAATATCAGTGGCGCAGTTCCGCTACGATACCGAAGAGAACCTCTGGGCACTCTACTGCGCCGATCGCAATTCCCGCTGGCATCCCGACATGAATATCGACCCGGTGAAGAACTTCGACCGTCTCCTTCAGGAGATCGATCAGGACTCCACCGGGATTTACTGGGGATAG